A stretch of Acipenser ruthenus chromosome 1, fAciRut3.2 maternal haplotype, whole genome shotgun sequence DNA encodes these proteins:
- the LOC117420889 gene encoding alpha-1-antitrypsin-like — protein sequence MGTTLYVCLLAALLCSAVHCDHHGKHSKHKDDHDHGQHQQGHGHHGHGGHSHHYHGHHHQRDEILSHKIADKNNEFAFKLYKQLASQKDGESENIFYSPLSISMALSMLSLGAKGATHNQIFEGLGFNDTKINETEVNEAFAHLLDMLNLQTELELSTGGAVYVHEGFKPIPKFIEDLKHFYHSEGFTVNFKNTSETINIINKYVQDKTHGKITDLIKDLSPESVMLLVSYMFFKGKWEKPFNPKFTREDVFHVDAHKTIPVQMMSRTGMFDVFHDKDLSTDVLKLPYTGNASLMLLMPQKGMKDLEEAWCKEHLTKWHRNVQRSKWLVILPKFSISATYSLQNVLSEMGITDVFGNTADLSGISEEVKLKVSKIVHNAAIDIDEKGTKAAAGTGVEIMPYSMPLTLKFDRPFLLVISNHNTKSILFMGKIVNPSEK from the exons ATGGGGACAACGCTTTATGTGTGCTTATTAGCAGCGCTGCTCTGCAGTGCTGTTCATTGCGACCACCATGGTAAACACTCTAAGCATAAAGATGATCATGACCATGGACAACACCAGCAAGGTCATGGCCACCACGGTCACGGTGGCCACAGCCACCACTATCATGGCCACCACCATCAACGCGATGAGATCCTGTCCCATAAAATTGCAGATAAGAACAATGAGTTTGCTTTCAAATTGTATAAACAACTGGCCTCCCAGAAAGACGGGGAATCAGAAAACATCTTCTACTCTCCCCTAAGCATCTCCATGGCTCTTTCAATGTTGTCACTGGGTGCGAAGGGTGCAACACACAACCAGATTTTTGAAGGGCTCGGATTCAATGATACGAAGATCAATGAAACCGAAGTGAACGAAGCCTTTGCGCACCTTTTGGACATGCTCAACCTGCAGACAGAGCTGGAGCTATCCACAGGAGGCGCGGTCTATGTGCATGAGGGCTTCAAGCCAATTCCCAAATTTATAGAGGACCTTAAGCATTTTTACCACTCAGAGGGCTTCACTGTCAACTTTAAAAACACCAGTGAGACAATTAACATAATAAATAAGTATGTGCAGGACAAAACTCATGGCAAAATCACTGATTTAATCAAAGACCTGAGTCCTGAAAGTGTAATGCTTCTAGTCAGCTACATGTTTTTCAAAG GGAAATGGGAAAAGCCATTTAACCCCAAATTCACTCGTGAAGATGTGTTTCATGTGGATGCACATAAAACCATTCCAGTTCAGATGATGTCCAGAACGGGcatgtttgatgtttttcatgATAAAGACCTGTCCACTGATGTACTGAAGCTCCCGTACACTGGAAATGCCTCGCTGATGCTCCTCATGCCTCAGAAAGGAATGAAAGACCTGGAAGAGGCTTGGTGCAAAGAACATTTAACAAAATGGCATAGAAACGTACAAAGAAG caaatgGCTAGTTATTCTGCCCAAATTTTCAATTTCTGCAACCTATTCACTTCAAAATGTACTGTCTGAGATGGGCATTACAGATGTGTTTGGTAACACAGCAGACCTGTCAGGAATAAGTGAAGAGGTGAAGCTGAAAGTATCTAAG ATTGTTCACAATGCAGCGATAGACATTGATGAGAAGGGAACCAAGGCAGCGGCAGGCACTGGTGTTGAAATTATGCCCTATTCAATGCCTCTGACATTGAAATTCGACAGGCCTTTCCTGCTTGTGATTAGCAATCACAATACCAAGAGCATACTCTTCATGGGAAAAATAGTCAATccttctgaaaaataa